CGAGAACAATCCTGTATTATCTGAATCCGAAAGATGGTCCGATGCTTGCCGCTATGGCAGGAAATTATCAAAGCAATTCTGATGGAATCCGCGGAAAAGTACAGCTAGGAACAGCCTGGTGGTTCTGCGATCATAAGCGTGGTATGGAAGATCAGATGGATGCACTGGCAGATACCGGAATGATTGCAAACTTTATAGGAATGCTTACCGATTCCAGAAGCTTTCTGTCATTTCCAAGACATGAATACTTTCGGAGAATTCTATGCAACAAGATCGGTTCATGGGTAGAAAATGGTGAATATCCAAAAGATATGGAATATCTGAAACAGATGATTAAGAGAGTCTGCCATGATAATGCAGAAATGTATTTCCGATTTTAACTTATAAATGAAGCCGGCAGGATAAGTAATTCTGCCGGCTGTTGTATATAGATAGAGGAGATTATAGAAGATGGAGAATATTTATTTAAAAATTAAAGAAATAGGAATTATACCGGTTGTTGTTCTGGATCAGGCAGAAGATGCTGCTCCGCTTGCGAAAGCTTTGTGTGATGGTGGAATTCCATGTGCCGAAGTTACATTCAGAACACAAGCAGCAGAAGAGGCTATCCGTGAGATGTCGGAAAAATATCCTCAGATGCTTGTTGGTGCCGGAACTGTACTTACAACAGATCAGGTAAACAGAGCAGTTGAAGCGGGAGCAAAATTCATTGTCAGCCCGGGCTTAAATCCTACAGTCGTAGATTATTGTGTGAAACGAGGAATTCCGATCATTCCCGGATGTTCTACACCAAGTGATGTAGAAGTAGCTATGGAGTTTGGGCTTAGCGTTGTGAAATTTTTCCCGGCAGAACCGGCAGGTGGACTGAATTATATTAAAGCAATTTCAGCTCCGTATTCTAATATAAGATTCATGCCGACAGGTGGGATCAATCCAAAGAATGTAAGTAGTTATTTAGAGTGTCCGGCAATTCTTGCATGCGGCGGAAGCTGGATGGTGAAAAAGGATCTGATCTGTGAAGGAAAATATGATGAAATTGAAAAACTGGTCCGTGAAGCGGTAGAACTCGTTTCAGAGGCAAGGAAGAAATTAAAATAGGAGGAGAAATCATGGCAAAGGTTGTTACACTTGGAGAAATCATGTTGAGACTTTCTCCTCCCGGAAATCAGAGATTTGGACAGGCACAGTTATTTGATGTCTGTTATGGAGGTGCAGAGGCAAATGTCGCAGCATCACTTGCGCAATTTGGCCATCAGGCTGTATTTCTTTCCAAACTTCCAGATCATCCGCTTGGTGATGCTGCAATTGGACAGCTGCAGAAAGTCGGCGTAGATTGCTCACAGATTGCTCGAGGAGGAAAGCGTCTGGGAATTTATTTTCTTGAAAACGGAGCATCTGTCCGTCCGTCAAGCGTCATATATGACAGACAGGATTCTGCGATTACAGAGGCAAAGGCAGAAGAATTTAATTTTGAAAGCGTATTTAAAAATGCAGATTTATTTCATGTATCAGGAATCACCCCGGTCCTTAGTAAGGATACATCGTTACTTACACTAGAAGCTTTGAAAAAAGCAAAAAAGTATGGAGTTACGACATCTTTTGATTTGAATTACAGAGCGAGACTTTGGACAGAAGATATTGAAGGAAAGCAGAAATCTCTTGCAGAAATGATGAAGTATGTAGACATCTGTTTTGGAAATGCAAGAGATGCAGCAAAATGTCTCGGATATTCAGTTCCGGGAGTGGATCTGATTGACGGAGATTATAGTATCTGTGTAAATGAAGAAAATATGAAAAAAGTGTTGGAAAAATATCAGTTGAAGTGCCTGATCACGACATTGAGAAAAAGTATCAGTGCTTCTGATAATACATTATCAGCAGCAGTATGCAGCGAAGAAGGACTCTATACAGGAAGTTCGTATCCACTTCATATTGTTGACCGCGTAGGTGGAGGTGATTCCTTCGCAGCAGGATTTCTACATGGATATCTTTCTAAAATGAGTATTTCGGATGCACTGGAATTTGCCATTGCAGCATCTGCGATTAAACATACAATGCCGGGGGATATCAATTATACGACGGAAAAAGAAGTACTGGCACTTATGAACAGTGATGGAAGTGGAAGAGTGCAGAGATAGAGGGATACTGGTTCACAGGCAATATGTGAAATGAGGGGGATGTGATTTTATAAGCTCTATTCAATTTTTTATCGTATTCCGGTATTCTCCGGGGGTCATATCAAATGCTTTTTTAAAATGCTGAATAAAATTTGCTTCATTTGCAAATCCCACCATAATCCCGATTTTATAACAGGGAATTTCCGTAGACTGCAATAACATCTGTGCCTGAAGCAACCGCAGATGTATGAGATATTCTCTGGGAGAAAAGCCTGTATATTTCTTGAATTGCCTGCATAAATGATATTTACTGATTCCTGTAAAACCTGCCATGGCTTCTAACGTAATATCCTGCGCAAAATGATGTTCCAGGTAATTTTGAAGAAGACTGATCGTATCAGGTATTTCTTCAGTATTATGAAATTCTTTCAGGCATTCTAAAATATAAAAGAGCATTTTCTCCAATTCAAAAGAAATATAAAAATCACGATTGATCACCGGTTCGTTTTGCATTCTCAGAATCTTCTCTAATTGTGTTTGAAAAGATTTTTGCTGTGTGCAGTGAAATACAGGTGGTTTATTTGCAAAATTTTCGTTGTAAAAAAGCGCAGATTGACCTCCCCAAAAGTGCAGATCAGAATGGCACCAGTGATTGCCCATGGTTTTGTAGAATTGTGCTTCTCTGCAGTCGATGACAAAACCGTCTCCTTTTCGCAATGTATAACGCTGTCCCCTGTAAATCAGTTCCCCTATTCCCTCATAGGTATACAGTAGCAGAATGGATGGGTAATTACTGCGTTTCGTATAGTAAGAAGCTCCAGTGTCCATATAAGAAAAAGACTGTAGATACATTAAGTATTTTTGCTTTTCCAGGGACAGTGGATGCTGCAGAAGATAACGGGATTTTCCATCAATACAGAATGATGTGTCTTTTGCCGAAGGAAGATGGTACATTTTCACCATTTTCTGATAAGCTTCATCTTTCAGCACATCCTGATTTTCTCCATCTGTCTGATGAGTAAAGAAATAAATATGTTCAAACATATATGCTCCTCCTTTAAAACAGCAATTTTCAATAGTTATACAGCAATAAAATATCTAAAATCAATGTATAAATTATACTATAATGAAGCAAATAATAAAAGGAGGATGCTAAAATGTTAGTTAAAAATCTGAAAGTGCTTCACATGGAAAAACCTCTCGCTATCGATGTTGTGCCATATTTTTCCTGGATGATGGAAAGTGATATTCCGAATACCATGCAGGAGTCTTATCAGCTCACAATAAAGGATTCTGTGGGGAACTGCATATATGACTCGGGGGTTGTTGAAAGCAGTCGCAATGCCTATATTCCGTATAAAGGAGCAAAATTACAGAGTAAAATGAGGTATCTATGGACTGTGCATGTTTTGGATAATCACGGAAATACTGCGACTGCCACATCTTCTTTTGAGACAGGTTTCTTATCAGAAAGTGACTGGTCTGCAAAATGGGTGAAGGCTCCTGGAAAAAGAAAAAAAGGAAAGCCAGGATTTGGGAAACAACAGCCTGCCACTCTTTTCCGTAAACAATTTGCACTGAAAGATAAACCTGTGAAAGCCCGTCTGTATGCTACCTGTCATGGTGCTTATGAATTATATCTGAATGGAAGCCGGGCAGATTCCCGTCTTCTGGCTCCGGAACATACCGTTTATGAGAAATATCTGTGCTACCAGACTTATGATGTGACAGAGCAATTGACAGAAGGGTCGAATGCCATTGGCATGCATGTGGGGGATGGATGGTATTTATGTCCTCAGTCATTGCCCAATATGAAAAAAATGGACTATGCACATGCAGTACTCTTTCAGTTGGAAATTACTTACCCGGATGGTTCAATGGATATGATTATCTCTGATGAGGATGTGAAATGTTCCAACGGTCCCGTTCTGTCTGCAGATTTGTATGCAGGA
This Ruminococcus hominis DNA region includes the following protein-coding sequences:
- a CDS encoding AraC family transcriptional regulator yields the protein MFEHIYFFTHQTDGENQDVLKDEAYQKMVKMYHLPSAKDTSFCIDGKSRYLLQHPLSLEKQKYLMYLQSFSYMDTGASYYTKRSNYPSILLLYTYEGIGELIYRGQRYTLRKGDGFVIDCREAQFYKTMGNHWCHSDLHFWGGQSALFYNENFANKPPVFHCTQQKSFQTQLEKILRMQNEPVINRDFYISFELEKMLFYILECLKEFHNTEEIPDTISLLQNYLEHHFAQDITLEAMAGFTGISKYHLCRQFKKYTGFSPREYLIHLRLLQAQMLLQSTEIPCYKIGIMVGFANEANFIQHFKKAFDMTPGEYRNTIKN
- a CDS encoding bifunctional 4-hydroxy-2-oxoglutarate aldolase/2-dehydro-3-deoxy-phosphogluconate aldolase, whose protein sequence is MENIYLKIKEIGIIPVVVLDQAEDAAPLAKALCDGGIPCAEVTFRTQAAEEAIREMSEKYPQMLVGAGTVLTTDQVNRAVEAGAKFIVSPGLNPTVVDYCVKRGIPIIPGCSTPSDVEVAMEFGLSVVKFFPAEPAGGLNYIKAISAPYSNIRFMPTGGINPKNVSSYLECPAILACGGSWMVKKDLICEGKYDEIEKLVREAVELVSEARKKLK
- a CDS encoding sugar kinase; this encodes MAKVVTLGEIMLRLSPPGNQRFGQAQLFDVCYGGAEANVAASLAQFGHQAVFLSKLPDHPLGDAAIGQLQKVGVDCSQIARGGKRLGIYFLENGASVRPSSVIYDRQDSAITEAKAEEFNFESVFKNADLFHVSGITPVLSKDTSLLTLEALKKAKKYGVTTSFDLNYRARLWTEDIEGKQKSLAEMMKYVDICFGNARDAAKCLGYSVPGVDLIDGDYSICVNEENMKKVLEKYQLKCLITTLRKSISASDNTLSAAVCSEEGLYTGSSYPLHIVDRVGGGDSFAAGFLHGYLSKMSISDALEFAIAASAIKHTMPGDINYTTEKEVLALMNSDGSGRVQR